The DNA segment AGTCAGGCGACGCCGGCTCCTGACGCGCGGGCCGAGGTGGCCTTTGTGTCTCCCGACAAGTTTACGGACGTGCGCGACAGCTACACCGGCTCCGAGTCGGCGCGCGACGCAACCCTCGAGCAGATTCGCGAGTACTTCGTCGAACAGGCGAAGCGTTTCGTGCCGGAGGGCTACAAGCTTTCGGTTTCGGTGACTGACATCGATCTCGCGGGTGACTTCGAACCGTGGCGCGGCCCGAACTGGGACGACGTGCGCGTGGTGAAGGACATTTATCCGCCGCGCATCACGATGTCGTTCCGGCTGACGGACAGCACGGGCAAGGTGGTGAAGGAAGGGAAGCGCGACCTGCGCGACCTGGCCTTCATGATGAAGATCACGACGGTGTTCCGCGATGATCCGCTGCGGCACGAAAAGACCCTGATCTCGGATTGGTTCCGCGACGAGTTCCGGGACATCCGGAAGTCCTGAGCCCATGCACGCGGCCAGGAGTTGCGCGGTGGCTGGCGCCGGCTTTCTTCTCTGATCCTTGAGCAAGCCGGCCCCCGCTTCCGCCAACCGCCTCGACAAGTGGCTATGGGCAGTTCGCGTGTTCAAAACGCGAAGCCTCGCCACCGATGCGTGTCGTGCGGGCAGCGTGGAGATCAACGACCAGCCGGCGAAGCCGGCGCGTGAAGTGCGGTCAGGCGAGCAGGTGAAGGTGCGTCAAGGCGTCGTGACGCGAACCCTTGCCGTGGTCGCCGTGCCGCCCGCGCGGGTCGGAGCGCGACTGGTGGCGACGTACTGCACGGAACTCACACCGCCGGAAGAATTCGAAAAGGCGCGCGAGCAGCGCGTGCAGCATTTTCTCGCTCGCGAGAAGGGCAGTGGGCGCCCGACCAAGCGCGACCGGCGCTTGATCGACCATCTGCTCGAGTCGTAACGGCACGGTTGCTGCCAAGGGCGAACGCTCGGGCAACCGTGTTCTTCGTGCTCTGGGCCGCGGCAGAGCGGGG comes from the Opitutus sp. ER46 genome and includes:
- a CDS encoding DUF3016 domain-containing protein, which encodes MKPTMLLVAAALAAMPSMQAASQATPAPDARAEVAFVSPDKFTDVRDSYTGSESARDATLEQIREYFVEQAKRFVPEGYKLSVSVTDIDLAGDFEPWRGPNWDDVRVVKDIYPPRITMSFRLTDSTGKVVKEGKRDLRDLAFMMKITTVFRDDPLRHEKTLISDWFRDEFRDIRKS
- a CDS encoding RNA-binding S4 domain-containing protein, producing MSKPAPASANRLDKWLWAVRVFKTRSLATDACRAGSVEINDQPAKPAREVRSGEQVKVRQGVVTRTLAVVAVPPARVGARLVATYCTELTPPEEFEKAREQRVQHFLAREKGSGRPTKRDRRLIDHLLES